One stretch of Stigmatella aurantiaca DNA includes these proteins:
- a CDS encoding DofB protein, giving the protein MTTAFKTEVIDRIFFARYSQPPSKDTTAAVLALVAAAQQRIGQPLIYVGSIDSKSKVPNAEERNNLNTLLADLRPYCEAINLIIEGSELQNSLQRVVISGMIIFTRTYDNFAVHKSIDGVTADLAERLKKDVSPLIKMARDRGLVM; this is encoded by the coding sequence GTGACGACTGCATTCAAAACCGAAGTGATTGACCGGATCTTCTTTGCCCGGTACTCCCAGCCGCCGTCCAAGGACACCACCGCGGCGGTGCTCGCGCTCGTGGCGGCCGCCCAGCAGCGGATTGGCCAGCCGCTCATCTACGTCGGCTCCATCGACTCCAAGTCGAAGGTCCCCAATGCCGAGGAGCGCAACAACCTCAACACCCTGCTGGCCGACCTGCGTCCGTACTGCGAGGCCATCAACCTCATCATCGAAGGCTCGGAGCTGCAGAACAGCCTCCAGCGCGTGGTCATCTCGGGCATGATCATCTTCACGCGCACCTACGACAACTTCGCGGTGCACAAGAGCATCGACGGCGTCACCGCGGACCTGGCCGAGCGGCTCAAGAAGGACGTGAGTCCCCTCATCAAGATGGCCCGTGACCGCGGTCTGGTGATGTAG
- a CDS encoding serine/threonine-protein kinase → MGGSTLQLTTDAFSGRKLGKYEVLCRLSTGGMAEIFLASQRGLAGFRKLVVLKQILPDIKGEEEFVRMFLDEAKVTAAFNHPHIAQVFDLDIAEGELFLAMEFVPGATLVEVAKACRLAGEAIPMGLSLAAARDTALALHYAHTFTDPLGRPSPVIHRDVAEKNIMVTYEGVTKLLDFGIAKNLARRGRTQVGMVKGTSGYMSPEQLLGEPLDSRSDLFSLGVVLHECLTGLRLFHAKTPEAGAGAVLHGQVPPPSRGNKAVPPELDAIVLKALARKREDRYASTLEFARALERAVGPLIWHPEQNGELMQRLFADRREQTRQLLVSGQDLSGDTTGEVRLSQIFALPVPPPPEPQGPSGLPQITPALPSPSPRMASASALTVPSATLPSPSEETQVASKAPEPAPRPPAPPVPRRPTSSTLPPVTPSEPPRRRTNGSLPPVASKRAVPAEPASPEPSARPQAPDEGARRGPPARPRSASSERIPRATGHPPARPSQSRLPTPPAPEPSEDESDSSEFITRPYQVLPPGGDEEPADTNETPLPEDALPESDETNIITDSYGGPGTRPKGRGLLFLGMAALLVVGGGIAAAVTLGWNMLHVEALWAEEAPPPRGLLEPLSVAKPTPPPPPAPAVPPAPAPAPVPEAVAEAAPAEPPLDSAPEDSAPEAVPEPIEPPPLEPQRPAKRSRKDAKPSPQAAPSIPAGLGSLTLVTEPYAKVYLGKRFLGETPFFNLDFPPGRHALRLVDPHGKSLRLAVEVKSGENSSVRVTLEQLAPE, encoded by the coding sequence ATGGGCGGTTCCACGCTGCAGCTCACGACGGACGCGTTCAGCGGCCGGAAGCTGGGCAAATACGAGGTGCTCTGCCGCCTGTCCACGGGCGGAATGGCGGAGATCTTCCTCGCGTCGCAGCGGGGCCTGGCCGGCTTCCGCAAGCTCGTGGTGCTCAAGCAGATCCTCCCGGACATCAAGGGCGAGGAGGAGTTCGTCCGGATGTTCCTGGACGAGGCGAAGGTGACGGCGGCCTTCAACCACCCGCACATCGCCCAGGTGTTCGACCTGGACATCGCCGAGGGCGAGCTGTTCCTGGCCATGGAGTTCGTGCCGGGCGCCACGCTGGTGGAGGTGGCCAAGGCGTGCCGGCTGGCGGGCGAGGCCATCCCCATGGGCCTGTCGCTGGCCGCGGCGCGCGACACGGCGCTGGCGCTGCACTACGCGCACACCTTCACGGACCCGCTGGGCCGGCCCTCGCCCGTCATCCACCGGGACGTGGCCGAGAAGAACATCATGGTGACGTACGAGGGCGTCACCAAGCTCCTGGACTTCGGCATCGCCAAGAACCTGGCGCGGCGGGGCCGCACCCAGGTGGGCATGGTGAAGGGCACCAGCGGCTACATGTCCCCGGAGCAGCTGCTCGGCGAGCCGCTGGACTCGCGCAGTGACTTGTTCAGCCTGGGCGTGGTGCTGCACGAGTGCCTCACGGGCCTGCGCCTGTTCCACGCGAAGACGCCCGAGGCGGGCGCCGGCGCGGTGCTGCACGGCCAGGTGCCGCCCCCCTCGCGCGGCAACAAGGCGGTGCCCCCGGAGCTGGACGCCATCGTGCTCAAGGCGCTCGCGCGCAAGCGCGAGGACCGGTACGCCTCCACGCTGGAGTTCGCGCGCGCGCTGGAGCGCGCCGTGGGCCCCCTCATCTGGCACCCGGAGCAGAACGGCGAGCTGATGCAGCGGCTGTTCGCCGACCGGCGCGAGCAGACCCGGCAGCTCCTGGTGTCCGGGCAGGACCTGAGCGGCGACACCACCGGCGAGGTGCGCCTGTCCCAGATTTTCGCCCTGCCCGTGCCCCCGCCGCCCGAGCCGCAGGGCCCCTCGGGCCTGCCGCAGATCACCCCCGCCCTGCCCAGCCCTTCGCCTCGCATGGCCTCGGCCTCGGCGCTCACCGTGCCCTCCGCCACCCTGCCCTCCCCTTCCGAGGAGACGCAGGTCGCCTCCAAGGCCCCGGAGCCCGCGCCCCGGCCCCCCGCTCCTCCCGTGCCGCGCAGGCCCACGAGCAGCACGCTCCCGCCGGTGACGCCTTCGGAGCCTCCCCGCAGGCGCACGAACGGCTCGCTCCCGCCGGTGGCGTCCAAGCGCGCCGTCCCCGCGGAGCCCGCCTCCCCGGAGCCCTCCGCCCGCCCACAGGCCCCCGACGAGGGCGCCCGCAGGGGACCTCCCGCACGGCCGCGCTCGGCCTCCAGCGAGCGGATTCCCCGCGCGACGGGCCACCCTCCGGCCCGGCCCTCGCAGTCCCGCCTTCCCACGCCCCCGGCCCCGGAGCCGTCCGAGGATGAGTCCGATTCCTCGGAGTTCATCACCCGTCCCTACCAGGTGCTTCCGCCCGGCGGGGACGAGGAACCGGCCGACACCAACGAGACGCCCCTCCCCGAGGACGCGCTCCCCGAGAGCGATGAGACGAACATCATCACGGACTCGTACGGAGGGCCCGGCACGAGACCCAAGGGCCGTGGGCTGCTCTTCCTGGGCATGGCCGCGCTCCTGGTGGTGGGCGGTGGCATCGCCGCGGCGGTGACGCTCGGGTGGAACATGCTCCATGTGGAGGCGCTCTGGGCGGAGGAGGCGCCGCCGCCGCGAGGCCTGCTGGAGCCCTTGTCCGTGGCCAAGCCCACCCCGCCTCCGCCCCCCGCGCCCGCGGTCCCCCCCGCGCCAGCTCCCGCGCCGGTTCCCGAGGCGGTGGCCGAGGCCGCGCCGGCCGAGCCGCCCCTGGACAGCGCTCCGGAGGACAGCGCCCCCGAGGCCGTCCCCGAGCCCATCGAGCCGCCCCCCCTGGAGCCACAGCGCCCCGCCAAGCGGTCCCGCAAGGACGCGAAGCCCTCCCCGCAGGCCGCCCCTTCCATCCCCGCGGGCCTGGGCTCGCTCACCCTCGTCACCGAGCCCTACGCCAAGGTCTACCTGGGCAAGCGTTTCCTCGGTGAGACGCCCTTCTTCAACCTGGACTTCCCGCCCGGCCGGCACGCCCTGCGGCTCGTCGACCCTCATGGCAAGAGCCTGCGGCTCGCGGTGGAGGTGAAGAGCGGGGAGAACAGCTCGGTCCGCGTCACCCTGGAGCAGCTCGCCCCGGAGTAG
- a CDS encoding ABC transporter permease: MKRWAQKLGMLVLLLGVWELLARSGLWSPHLFPGPVTVVGSLVHMVSTGQMGSAVLRSLGRLGRAYLISVGIGVPLGLAIARLSFFREAVKPIVAGLQALPSICWLPLALLWFGLNDSAILFVVVMGSVLAIAIAVEDGVKSIDPQLIRVAHTLGVRGARFSFGVLLPAALPGIITGLKLGWSFAWRALLAGELLFVSGGLGQLLTLGRELMDVPQVMAVMLAIIALGMLVDRLLFQTVETRVRRRWGLQPQL; encoded by the coding sequence ATGAAGCGCTGGGCACAGAAGCTGGGAATGCTGGTGCTGCTGCTGGGCGTCTGGGAGCTGCTGGCGCGCTCCGGCCTCTGGTCCCCTCACCTCTTCCCGGGGCCGGTGACGGTGGTGGGCAGCCTCGTCCACATGGTGTCCACCGGGCAGATGGGCAGCGCGGTGCTGCGCTCCCTGGGGCGGCTGGGGCGCGCGTACCTCATCTCGGTGGGCATCGGCGTGCCCCTGGGCCTGGCCATCGCCCGGCTGTCGTTCTTCCGCGAGGCGGTGAAGCCCATCGTGGCGGGCTTGCAGGCCCTGCCCTCCATCTGCTGGCTGCCCCTGGCCCTGCTGTGGTTTGGCCTCAATGACTCGGCCATCCTCTTCGTCGTCGTCATGGGCAGCGTGCTCGCCATCGCCATCGCCGTGGAGGATGGGGTGAAGAGCATCGACCCGCAGCTCATCCGCGTGGCCCACACGCTGGGGGTCCGGGGCGCCCGCTTCTCGTTCGGCGTGCTGCTGCCCGCGGCCCTGCCCGGCATCATCACCGGGCTGAAGCTGGGGTGGAGCTTCGCCTGGCGCGCGCTGCTCGCGGGCGAGCTGCTCTTCGTCTCGGGCGGCCTGGGGCAGCTGCTCACCCTGGGCCGGGAGCTGATGGACGTGCCCCAGGTGATGGCGGTGATGCTGGCCATCATCGCCCTGGGCATGCTCGTGGACCGGCTGCTCTTCCAGACGGTGGAGACGCGGGTGCGGCGGCGCTGGGGCCTGCAACCCCAGCTGTGA
- a CDS encoding head GIN domain-containing protein, with the protein MKTLRVAATLSALLLSFSALAEEQTRQTGDFQGISVGGGLKARVTVGPTSVRLSGDPQALEQVQTEVEDGTLVVRSKRGGSWKGSSRVTLTVSSPRMTRVEATGGASVEAEATATPTFTIESSGGSTVSVSGLDSTRVEVDASGGAHVTLKGRADLLAAEASGGCQVYGEAMSLKALEAEASGGSEVRANPTERVTAEASGGSTVQVDSQPAQRHVSISGGSKVRFPRP; encoded by the coding sequence ATGAAGACCCTGCGTGTTGCCGCCACCCTCTCCGCCCTCCTGCTGTCCTTCAGCGCCCTCGCCGAGGAGCAGACGCGCCAGACCGGAGACTTCCAGGGCATCTCGGTGGGCGGCGGCCTCAAGGCCCGCGTCACCGTGGGCCCCACGTCCGTGCGCCTCTCCGGCGACCCCCAGGCCCTGGAGCAGGTCCAGACCGAGGTGGAGGACGGCACGCTCGTGGTGCGCTCGAAGCGGGGCGGCTCCTGGAAGGGCTCCTCCCGCGTCACCCTCACCGTCTCCAGCCCGCGGATGACGCGCGTGGAGGCCACCGGCGGCGCCTCGGTGGAGGCCGAGGCCACCGCCACGCCCACCTTCACCATCGAGTCCAGCGGCGGCAGCACCGTGTCCGTGAGCGGCCTGGACTCCACGCGCGTCGAGGTGGACGCCAGCGGTGGGGCCCATGTGACGCTCAAGGGGCGCGCGGACCTGCTCGCCGCGGAGGCCAGCGGCGGCTGTCAGGTCTACGGCGAGGCGATGAGCCTCAAGGCGCTCGAGGCCGAGGCCAGCGGCGGCTCCGAGGTACGTGCCAATCCCACCGAGCGCGTCACGGCCGAGGCCAGCGGCGGCTCCACGGTCCAGGTTGACTCGCAGCCCGCTCAGCGGCATGTCTCCATCTCCGGTGGCTCGAAGGTGCGCTTCCCCCGTCCGTGA
- a CDS encoding PilZ domain-containing protein, with product MQSDNRMSTRESILGYRMGTALSAVASFGDEQGSEGRLVQLSLEHLTLHMASCTSLRPGQAASVVLGLGNRCTPSLQAEVMDVSMGGPEMSPELSLRFVAPPLDTGRQIVSALELLRESGHLVVPEARPVWKEVITREDRILRISEALAARSTRGVARLEDGTRVEVRAALFDKYDGTIGWAADVPVPRRPFTMEAFGYSSVLHFRVDRAHEEGGLWVMPLPVELTRFRHRWLRRAPITIDCFLSFNHPLWPQVSVRRSLMDISYEGLSFMTEPGEDLLYPGMRVPVMEVEMPNRAPVKLLAEVRNISTTPKGRRCGMWVCPINEEHGVAWRAMVEEQIHPRTRTAGDWNDAVWDMYEKSGYFRLSGKDPTKFDAFKREFYETQNKLVGRPRLGFRIVKPLDGSKVEASISVAKPYGTSWMTHMVARQHPTGLEGKKVSAREALRDIYLRGYEPAQLDPDVKWFFGYFEARVRWSRYAMFDFASWYEHTGQSAAIDFRLMEGETDRAWEPIPAGVEVGTPTPEELAVFFKHVEQTKPLAFREALDLVPERFDMQATRELWNSAQLSREREAFVARIDGKPVAIGIAETATPGFNLFQILDSVRIIPLIDDTRPEAQKGMFGLLTRAAEWFRERNRRLFIHYVECTNVEYAERAALADLGEGVLWIISSGLLPEFLEHLCEATTPRAE from the coding sequence ATGCAGTCGGACAACCGGATGTCGACCCGCGAGTCAATTCTGGGCTACCGGATGGGCACGGCGTTGTCGGCGGTCGCCTCGTTCGGCGATGAGCAGGGCTCCGAGGGCCGGCTGGTGCAGCTCTCGCTGGAGCACCTGACGCTGCACATGGCCTCGTGCACGTCCCTGCGCCCGGGCCAGGCGGCCTCCGTGGTGCTGGGGCTGGGCAACCGCTGCACCCCGTCGCTGCAGGCCGAGGTGATGGACGTGTCCATGGGCGGCCCGGAGATGTCGCCCGAGCTGAGCCTGCGCTTCGTGGCGCCCCCGCTGGACACGGGCCGGCAGATCGTCTCCGCGCTGGAGCTGCTGCGCGAGAGCGGCCACCTGGTGGTGCCCGAGGCCCGCCCGGTGTGGAAGGAAGTCATCACCCGCGAGGACCGCATCCTCCGCATCAGCGAGGCGCTGGCGGCGCGCAGCACCCGCGGCGTGGCGCGGCTGGAGGATGGCACCCGCGTGGAGGTCCGCGCGGCGCTGTTCGACAAGTACGATGGGACGATCGGCTGGGCGGCCGATGTACCGGTTCCCCGGCGCCCCTTCACGATGGAGGCCTTCGGCTACAGCTCGGTGCTGCACTTCCGCGTGGACCGGGCGCACGAAGAGGGCGGGCTGTGGGTGATGCCGCTGCCGGTGGAGCTCACGCGCTTCCGCCACCGCTGGCTGCGCCGCGCCCCCATCACCATCGACTGCTTCCTCTCCTTCAACCACCCGCTCTGGCCGCAGGTCAGCGTGCGCCGCTCGCTGATGGACATCTCCTACGAGGGGCTGTCCTTCATGACCGAGCCCGGCGAGGACCTGCTCTACCCGGGCATGCGCGTGCCGGTGATGGAGGTGGAGATGCCCAACCGCGCCCCGGTGAAGCTTCTGGCCGAGGTGCGCAACATCTCCACCACCCCCAAGGGCCGCCGCTGCGGCATGTGGGTGTGCCCCATCAACGAGGAGCACGGCGTGGCCTGGCGCGCCATGGTGGAGGAGCAGATCCACCCGCGCACCCGCACCGCGGGCGACTGGAACGACGCGGTGTGGGACATGTACGAGAAGTCCGGGTACTTCCGGCTCTCGGGCAAGGACCCGACGAAGTTCGACGCCTTCAAGCGCGAGTTCTACGAGACGCAGAACAAGCTGGTGGGCCGGCCGCGCCTGGGCTTCCGCATCGTCAAGCCGCTGGATGGCTCCAAGGTGGAGGCCTCCATCTCGGTGGCCAAGCCCTACGGCACCAGCTGGATGACGCACATGGTGGCGCGCCAGCACCCCACCGGCCTGGAGGGCAAGAAGGTCTCCGCGCGCGAGGCGCTGCGCGACATCTACCTGCGCGGCTACGAGCCGGCGCAGCTCGACCCGGACGTGAAGTGGTTCTTCGGGTACTTCGAGGCCCGGGTGCGCTGGTCGCGCTACGCGATGTTCGACTTCGCCTCGTGGTACGAGCACACCGGGCAGTCGGCCGCCATCGACTTCCGCCTGATGGAGGGCGAGACGGACCGCGCCTGGGAGCCCATCCCGGCCGGGGTGGAGGTGGGCACGCCCACGCCCGAAGAGCTCGCGGTGTTCTTCAAGCACGTGGAGCAGACCAAGCCCCTGGCGTTCCGCGAGGCGTTGGATCTGGTCCCCGAGCGCTTCGACATGCAGGCCACGCGCGAGCTGTGGAACAGCGCCCAGCTGTCGCGTGAGCGCGAGGCGTTCGTCGCCCGCATCGACGGCAAGCCGGTGGCGATCGGCATCGCCGAGACGGCCACCCCGGGCTTCAACCTGTTCCAGATCCTCGACAGCGTGCGCATCATCCCGCTCATCGACGACACGCGGCCCGAGGCGCAGAAGGGCATGTTCGGCCTGCTCACGCGCGCGGCCGAGTGGTTCCGCGAGCGCAACCGCCGCCTCTTCATCCACTACGTGGAGTGCACCAACGTGGAGTACGCCGAGCGCGCGGCGCTGGCGGACCTGGGCGAGGGCGTGCTGTGGATCATCTCCTCCGGCCTGCTGCCGGAGTTCCTGGAGCACCTGTGCGAGGCCACCACGCCCCGCGCGGAGTAA
- a CDS encoding ABC transporter ATP-binding protein, with product MFRALLARWKNSLKHLRPTRVSTERAKIAVAQVDYAYANKVVALRNVNLNVHSGEFVCLLGPSGCGKSTLLYALAGQLVPTGGTVSIDDQRIRGPGPDRLLMFQEAALFPWMTVLGNLQFALAARGVPRSERKARALEFIQRVHLSGFENTLPHQLSGGMKMRVSLARALATDPAVLLMDEPFGALDAQTRIHMQELLQSIWLRTRKTVVFVTHDVHEALMLGTRVVLMAPRPGRIVKDLEVHLPMPRSLEDRSLNEMARYLRMEMRQVDAPTSSSEFASLGSGEPASLDH from the coding sequence ATGTTCCGAGCCCTGCTGGCCCGTTGGAAGAACTCCCTCAAGCACCTGCGTCCCACGCGGGTGTCCACCGAGCGCGCCAAAATTGCCGTGGCGCAGGTCGACTACGCCTACGCCAACAAGGTCGTCGCCCTGAGGAACGTGAACCTCAACGTTCACTCAGGAGAGTTCGTCTGTCTGCTGGGCCCCTCGGGCTGTGGCAAGTCCACGCTCCTGTATGCGCTGGCCGGGCAGCTCGTGCCCACCGGCGGCACCGTCTCCATCGATGACCAGCGCATCCGCGGGCCTGGGCCCGACCGGCTCCTCATGTTCCAGGAGGCCGCGCTGTTTCCGTGGATGACGGTGCTGGGCAACCTCCAGTTCGCCCTCGCCGCGCGCGGGGTGCCCCGGTCCGAGCGCAAGGCGCGGGCGCTCGAGTTCATCCAGCGCGTGCACCTGTCCGGCTTCGAGAACACCCTGCCCCACCAGCTCTCCGGCGGCATGAAGATGCGCGTGAGCCTGGCGCGGGCGCTCGCCACGGACCCGGCCGTGCTGCTGATGGACGAGCCCTTCGGCGCGCTGGATGCCCAGACGCGCATCCACATGCAGGAGCTGTTGCAGTCCATCTGGCTGCGCACCCGCAAGACGGTGGTGTTCGTCACCCACGACGTGCACGAGGCGCTGATGCTCGGCACCCGGGTGGTGCTCATGGCGCCGCGCCCCGGCCGCATCGTGAAGGACCTGGAGGTCCACCTGCCCATGCCCCGCTCGCTGGAGGACCGCTCGCTCAATGAGATGGCCCGGTACCTGCGCATGGAGATGCGCCAGGTGGATGCGCCCACCTCGAGTTCCGAGTTCGCGTCCCTGGGCTCCGGTGAGCCGGCGAGCCTGGATCATTAG
- a CDS encoding ABC transporter substrate-binding protein, which yields MDVLRRRFLVGLLALSATAKLGCKKARDAGGPLRLGFFPNITHAQALVGNAEGAFASEPGVGPLEVKQFNAGPAAMEALVAGSLDVSYVGTGPAINTFLKAGRELRIIAGAVSGGAVFVTRTVKTPEGLKGKKLASPQIGNTQDIALRYWLKQQGLRATGGPDDDVQVFPLTNPDILGQYLHGGIEGAWVPEPWASRMLTEGGGHILVDERDLWPGGSFPTTVVVATKRALETRRPQLVALLRAHVRLTERWRANPGRFQNEVNAAFGQLTHKPLREEVLKAAFSRLEPALEPGGAALAAAARHARELNYLTSDDISGLVDLSLLVEARVPAP from the coding sequence ATGGACGTGCTTCGCCGCCGCTTTCTCGTGGGCCTGTTGGCCCTGTCCGCCACCGCCAAGCTGGGCTGCAAGAAGGCCCGGGACGCCGGGGGGCCGCTGCGCCTGGGCTTCTTTCCCAACATCACCCATGCGCAGGCGCTCGTGGGCAACGCCGAGGGCGCCTTCGCCTCCGAGCCCGGCGTGGGGCCCCTGGAGGTGAAGCAGTTCAACGCGGGGCCCGCCGCCATGGAGGCCCTGGTGGCCGGCTCCCTGGACGTCTCGTACGTGGGCACCGGCCCCGCCATCAACACCTTCCTCAAGGCGGGCCGGGAGCTGCGCATCATCGCCGGCGCGGTGAGCGGGGGCGCGGTGTTCGTCACCCGCACGGTGAAGACGCCCGAGGGGCTCAAGGGAAAGAAGCTGGCCTCGCCCCAGATTGGCAACACCCAGGACATCGCGCTGCGCTACTGGCTGAAGCAGCAGGGGCTGCGCGCCACCGGGGGCCCGGATGACGACGTGCAGGTGTTTCCCCTGACCAACCCGGACATCCTCGGCCAGTACCTCCATGGCGGCATCGAAGGGGCCTGGGTGCCCGAGCCCTGGGCCTCGCGCATGCTCACCGAGGGCGGCGGCCACATCCTCGTGGACGAGCGGGACTTGTGGCCCGGGGGAAGCTTTCCCACCACGGTGGTGGTGGCCACGAAGCGCGCCCTGGAGACGCGCAGGCCCCAGCTCGTGGCCCTGCTGCGCGCGCACGTGCGGCTGACGGAGCGCTGGCGCGCCAATCCCGGCCGGTTCCAGAACGAGGTGAATGCCGCCTTTGGCCAGCTCACCCACAAGCCCCTGCGCGAGGAGGTGCTGAAGGCGGCGTTCTCCCGGCTGGAGCCCGCGCTGGAGCCGGGCGGCGCGGCCCTGGCCGCCGCGGCACGGCATGCCCGGGAGCTGAACTACCTCACCAGCGATGACATCTCGGGGCTGGTGGACCTCAGCCTGCTCGTCGAGGCGCGCGTCCCAGCCCCCTGA